A single Branchiostoma floridae strain S238N-H82 chromosome 11, Bfl_VNyyK, whole genome shotgun sequence DNA region contains:
- the LOC118425547 gene encoding rab GTPase-binding effector protein 1-like isoform X2, with protein sequence MEQEDIANADVDTLRSRVEELQKEKNEMEKDFAQKRGKFKEIFLAKEEELRKEHQKRGEYQQTVDSLQKQVQTLQAEVDDLKTTNTILETTKQDEVDEIRRKCQEEIASLQAIMKEAARDASQATASKYESRFEEERSRWSRYQEKMEQQLQELKEKMAEPKEESVLASVAKSLRMVSMGASPSSTTTSTSTSLSTEDENLEAHMKKAQEEAEMLRSVVMPMEKEITSLKEKLRLSQDRIRELEGRPRAATVSDPTSVEVPTVDTGIRASTSEVLLKEGEDLGEKVRELNHYLEVEKSSRTDLEMYVAVLNTQKTVLQEDADKLRSELHDVCRLLEEEKRKHAELKKTWELANDQFLESQRLMLADLKRMSGVLSEEQQRQVQELQKQDAEREAQQKRIQQLQQMRDEQERLQQQQQQQREFFSTFLAPLQSTPRAKELVGEQSDSSATSTPTQEVKSQATTTSSLSPPAVVKSQVLREEQKSVALNKALSLPTQHVNESEKALVLAEVLPSPTETVEISAKHNHLNRSSSLGQLHSHPVQNMTNLSTLTHSYEDLSSHKVPFSSDQPARDDSESQTSPISVPTPQNDLNICRKSYPTTSVLSLIQSKLETVKETLTPPKVKPSSPSSSVEYEDDLSSPERQETPPQESKLKEKFSYPNVVAEVSSKLDSVRDKLSSSPSLPQLQEDLPSAQDFRTRLQKSLSQPGLLVMSKVQSGIDSVRDRLASPPARVRQFQDSFSEMFVPRGGSTFYDEELAELDDDEVKANELLAMSESWEKDFLFIMPEKDGEEEPSKEFQPKPPPPAVVIQLNMKEVKPEPPSPAPPMRKKRLQRLLSGPEAVPKLSSSKTSLGSSSARSSTASISTQKSEESAHSPSTEEAIIRRTQSSSCIEGDTLNVGSMSLLERPKSAENLASSQSSEEFGPFVSGDEDRVSQLSFTLTEAQQKAITAQTPENEEVQTLVAAAKASSSEPSASMVGKRLVSDKEWEWLQQEVKAAREKLGRPCDMCSNYEQQLQNVQESEKDVRDTMAKLQSDLEREQKNREKREKNMEELEESVKNAGQDAQQQLTYFTFKHEESEKFLTDVRQQFLRWQNDTTEQMKLLVESREQVYNELQRLQRENDSLQGKYTLHKSLQQSEGFVMPQGLEELQTLISRYRQNILTVKTSAEHMEDKLRSEIMFLKDRVKAEQVAKDNIEETLSSDLDVARDEMVKLQNIKTDYDKEKTEKTELEAKLNELQQSKKSIETKSKQVITALQQQVEELTALKTKLEAEVRDLRVKIQGLQADLDNSEAVQRDFVKLSQSLQVQLENIRQSENEVRWQHEEDATGCHQCKQPFQPKKKATKHHCRHCGKIFCNDCLSKSVQSGPNMRPSKVCDVCYTILVNDSAPYFSTTPPTTA encoded by the exons ATGGAGCAAGAGGACATTGCAAATG CGGACGTTGACACTCTTCGTTCGAGGGTCGAAGAGCTacagaaagagaaaaatgaaaTGGAAAAGGATTTTGCCCAGAAGAGAGGAAAATTCAAGGAGATTTTTCTCGCCAAGGAAG AGGAACTTCGTAAGGAGCACCAGAAGAGAGGCGAGTACCAGCAGACTGTGGACTCTCTACAGAAACAGGTCCAGACTCTACAGGCGGAGGTCGACGACCTGAAGACCACAAACACCATCCTGGAGACGACCAAACAGGACGAGGTGGACGAGATCAGGAGGAAATGTCAGGAGGAGATCGCCTCTCTACAGGCCATTATGAAAG AAGCTGCCCGGGATGCGAGCCAGGCCACAGCCTCCAAGTACGAGTCGAGGTTTGAGGAGGAGCGGAGCCGCTGGTCCAGGTACCAGGAGAAGATGGAGCAGCAGCTGCAGGAACTCAAGGAGAAAATGGCTGAGCCAAAAGA AGAGAGTGTCCTGGCTTCTGTAGCTAAGTCCTTACGTATGGTGAGTATGGGAGCCAGTCCCTCCAGCACTACAACCTCCACATCCACCTCACTCAGCACTGAGGATGAAAACCTGGAGGCACACATGAAAAAG GCCCAAGAGGAGGCAGAGATGCTGCGATCCGTTGTCATGCCGATGGAGAAGGAGATCACATCTCTTAAGGAGAAACTCAGGCTGAGTCAGGACAGAATCCGAGAACTGGAAGGACGG CCTAGAGCTGCTACTGTCAGTGATCCCACATCAGTGGAAGTCCCTACTGTAGACACTGGCATCAGGGCTAGCACTAGTGAGGTGCTTCTCAAGGAAGGGGAGGATCTGGGAGAAAAG GTTCGAGAGTTGAACCACTACCTGGAGGTGGAGAAGTCATCTCGGACAGACCTGGAGATGTACGTGGCCGTGCTCAACACACAGAAGACTGTCCTACAGGAGGATGCAGACAAACTCAGATCTGAGCTACATGATG TCTGCAGACTCCTTGAGGAGGAGAAGAGAAAGCACGCTGAGCTGAAGAAGACGTGGGAGCTGGCCAATGACCAGTTCCTGGAGTCCCAGCGCCTGATGTTGGCCGACCTGAAGAGAATGAGCGGCGTGCTCAGCGAGGAACAACAGCGACAAGTCCAAG AGCTGCAGAAGCAGGATGCAGAGCGGGAGGCACAGCAGAAGAGGATCCAGCAGCTGCAGCAAATGAGAGATGAGCAGGAGAGactgcagcagcagcaacag CAACAAAGGGAGTTCTTCTCGACTTTCCTTGCACCTCTGCAGAGCACGCCCCGCGCTAAAGAACTGGTGGGGGAGCAGAGCGATAGTTCGGCCACCTCCACCCCCACCCAGGAAGTAAAGAGCCAGGCCACGACCACGAGTAGTCTATCTCCACCTGCAGTAGTTAAATCACAG GTGTTACGGGAAGAACAAAAGTCTGTAGCATTAAATAAAGCCCTCTCCTTACCAACCCAACACGTCAATGAGTCTGAAAAAGCTTTAGTTTTAGCCGAAGTTCTCCCATCACCAACTGAAACAGTTGAAATCTCAGCCAAACACAACCATTTGAATCGTTCCTCCTCTTTAGGTCAGCTGCATTCCCACCCCGTGCAAAATATGACAAATCTTTCCACTTTAACTCATAGCTATGAAGATCTTTCCTCCCACAAAGTGCCATTTAGTTCAGACCAACCAGCCAGAGATGACAGTGAAAGTCAGACCAGCCCAATATCAGTTCCTACCCCACAGAATGACCTCAATATCTGTAGGAAGTCATACCCGACAACCAGTGTCCTTTCTCTAATCCAAAGCAAGCTAGAGACAGTCAAAGAAACCTTGACTCCTCCAAAAGTGAAGCCCTCAAGCCCTTCCTCATCTGTGGAATATGAAGACGATCTTTCCTCCCCAGAAAGACAAGAGACTCCTCCTCAGGAATCCAAACTGAAGGAGAAGTTTTCCTACCCCAACGTTGTTGCTGAGGTTAGTAGTAAACTAGATTCCGTCAGAGACAAGCTGTCTTCTTCGCCGTCATTACCCCAGCTACAGGAAGATCTTCCCTCCGCACAAGATTTTAGAACCAGGCTTCAAAAAAGTCTCTCTCAGCCCGGCCTCCTTGTGATGTCCAAAGTTCAGAGTGGGATCGACTCGGTACGAGACAGGCTAGCGTCTCCCCCGGCGAGGGTTCGACAGTTTCAGGACAGCTTCTCGGAGATGTTCGTCCCTAGAGGTGGTTCCACGTTTTACGACGAGGAGCTAGCGGAACTCGATGACGACGAAGTGAAAGCGAATGAGCTCCTTGCAATGTCCGAGTCTTGGGAAAAGGATTTCCTGTTCATAATGCCCGAGAAGGATGGGGAAGAG GAGCCCTCTAAAGAGTTCCAACCCAAGCCCCCCCCACCGGCAGTTGTCATCCAACTCAACATGAAAGAGGTTAAACCTGAGCCACCCTCACCAGCACCCCCCATGAGAAAGAAAAGGCTCCAAAGGCTTCTGTCCGGCCCAGAGGCTGTGCCCAAG TTATCCAGTAGTAAAACCTCCTTGGGAAGTTCCTCAGCGAGGTCTTCCACAGCTTCTATCAGCACACAGAAGTCAGAAGAATCAGCACATAGTCCTTCAACTGAGGAGGCCATAATCAGGAGAACTCAGTCCAGCTCCTGTATAGAAGGGGACACGCTCAATGTCGGCAGTATGTCGCTGTTGGAGAGACCCAAGTCTGCGGAGAACCTGGCATCGTCGCAGAGTTCGGAGGAGTTTGGGCCGTTTGTGAGCGGAGACGAGGACAGGGTGTCTCAGCTGAGCTTCACGCTAACGGAAGCACAGCAGAAAGCAATCACAG CCCAAACCCCTGAGAACGAGGAGGTCCAGACGTTGGTAGCGGCTGCGAAGGCCTCCAGTAGTGAACCTTCAGCCTCCATGGTGGGGAAGAGACTGGTCAGTGATAAGGAGTGGGAGTGGCTACAACAGGAG GTGAAGGCTGCCAGAGAAAAACTTGGCCGTCCGTGTGACATGTGTAGTAACTACGAACAACAGCTGCAGAATGTACAGGAGAGCGAGAAGGACGTCCGCGACACCATGGCCAAACTTCAGTCTGACCTGGAGCGAGAGCAGAAGAACAGGGAAAAGAGAGAAAAGAACATGGAGGAGTTGGAGGAGAGTGTGAAAAACGCTGGGCAGGATGCTCAACAGCAA CTGACCTACTTCACCTTCAAACACGAGGAGTCGGAGAAGTTCTTGACAGATGTAAGACAACAGTTCCTCAGGTGGCAGAATGACACCACAGAACAAATG AAACTTCTGGTTGAATCCAGAGAACAAGTTTACAATGAG CTGCAGAGACTGCAGCGTGAGAATGACAGTCTGCAGGGGAAGTACACCCTGCACAAGTCCCTGCAGCAGAGTGAGGGCTTCGTCATGCCACAGGGTCTGGAG GAGCTACAGACCCTGATATCCAGATACCGACAGAACATCCTGACGGTGAAGACGTCAGCGGAACACATGGAGGACAAACTGCGGAGTGAGATCATGTTCCTGAAGGACAGGGTCAAGGCCGAGCAGGTGGCCAAGGACAACATCGAGGAGACCCTCAGTTCTGATCTGGATGTGGCAAGGGATGAGATGG TGAAATTACAGAATATCAAAACAGACTATGACAAGGAGAAGACCGAAAAGACTGAG TTGGAGGCAAAACTAAATGAACTTCAACAGTCCAAGAAAAGCATAGAGACGAAGTCTAAACAAGTCATCACAGCTCTTCAGCAACAGGTGGAGGAACTGACTGCCCTGAAG ACAAAGCTGGAAGCTGAGGTGAGGGACCTCCGTGTGAAGATCCAGGGTCTGCAGGCAGACCTGGACAACAGTGAGGCTGTACAGAGGGACTTTGTCAAACTCTCACAGTCACTTCAG GTCCAGTTGGAAAACATCCGCCAGTCGGAGAACGAGGTCCGCTGGCAGCACGAGGAGGACGCCACGGGGTGTCACCAGTGTAAGCAGCCGTTTCAACCAAAGAAAAAAGCTACCAAG CACCATTGTAGACATTGTGGGAAGATCTTCTGTAACGATTGCCTGTCCAAAAGCGTCCAGAGTGGCCCCAATATGAGGCCGTCGAAAGTCTGTGATGTTTGCTACACCATCCTGGTCAATGATTCCGCCCCCTACTTCAGCACGACACCCCCCACAACTGCTTAG
- the LOC118425547 gene encoding rab GTPase-binding effector protein 1-like isoform X4, giving the protein MEQEDIANADVDTLRSRVEELQKEKNEMEKDFAQKRGKFKEIFLAKEEELRKEHQKRGEYQQTVDSLQKQVQTLQAEVDDLKTTNTILETTKQDEVDEIRRKCQEEIASLQAIMKEAARDASQATASKYESRFEEERSRWSRYQEKMEQQLQELKEKMAEPKEESVLASVAKSLRMVSMGASPSSTTTSTSTSLSTEDENLEAHMKKAQEEAEMLRSVVMPMEKEITSLKEKLRLSQDRIRELEGRPRAATVSDPTSVEVPTVDTGIRASTSEVLLKEGEDLGEKVRELNHYLEVEKSSRTDLEMYVAVLNTQKTVLQEDADKLRSELHDVCRLLEEEKRKHAELKKTWELANDQFLESQRLMLADLKRMSGVLSEEQQRQVQELQKQDAEREAQQKRIQQLQQMRDEQERLQQQQQQQREFFSTFLAPLQSTPRAKELVGEQSDSSATSTPTQEVKSQATTTSSLSPPAVVKSQEPSKEFQPKPPPPAVVIQLNMKEVKPEPPSPAPPMRKKRLQRLLSGPEAVPKLSSSKTSLGSSSARSSTASISTQKSEESAHSPSTEEAIIRRTQSSSCIEGDTLNVGSMSLLERPKSAENLASSQSSEEFGPFVSGDEDRVSQLSFTLTEAQQKAITAQTPENEEVQTLVAAAKASSSEPSASMVGKRLVSDKEWEWLQQEVKAAREKLGRPCDMCSNYEQQLQNVQESEKDVRDTMAKLQSDLEREQKNREKREKNMEELEESVKNAGQDAQQQLTYFTFKHEESEKFLTDVRQQFLRWQNDTTEQMKLLVESREQVYNELQRLQRENDSLQGKYTLHKSLQQSEGFVMPQGLEELQTLISRYRQNILTVKTSAEHMEDKLRSEIMFLKDRVKAEQVAKDNIEETLSSDLDVARDEMVKLQNIKTDYDKEKTEKTELEAKLNELQQSKKSIETKSKQVITALQQQVEELTALKTKLEAEVRDLRVKIQGLQADLDNSEAVQRDFVKLSQSLQVQLENIRQSENEVRWQHEEDATGCHQCKQPFQPKKKATKHHCRHCGKIFCNDCLSKSVQSGPNMRPSKVCDVCYTILVNDSAPYFSTTPPTTA; this is encoded by the exons ATGGAGCAAGAGGACATTGCAAATG CGGACGTTGACACTCTTCGTTCGAGGGTCGAAGAGCTacagaaagagaaaaatgaaaTGGAAAAGGATTTTGCCCAGAAGAGAGGAAAATTCAAGGAGATTTTTCTCGCCAAGGAAG AGGAACTTCGTAAGGAGCACCAGAAGAGAGGCGAGTACCAGCAGACTGTGGACTCTCTACAGAAACAGGTCCAGACTCTACAGGCGGAGGTCGACGACCTGAAGACCACAAACACCATCCTGGAGACGACCAAACAGGACGAGGTGGACGAGATCAGGAGGAAATGTCAGGAGGAGATCGCCTCTCTACAGGCCATTATGAAAG AAGCTGCCCGGGATGCGAGCCAGGCCACAGCCTCCAAGTACGAGTCGAGGTTTGAGGAGGAGCGGAGCCGCTGGTCCAGGTACCAGGAGAAGATGGAGCAGCAGCTGCAGGAACTCAAGGAGAAAATGGCTGAGCCAAAAGA AGAGAGTGTCCTGGCTTCTGTAGCTAAGTCCTTACGTATGGTGAGTATGGGAGCCAGTCCCTCCAGCACTACAACCTCCACATCCACCTCACTCAGCACTGAGGATGAAAACCTGGAGGCACACATGAAAAAG GCCCAAGAGGAGGCAGAGATGCTGCGATCCGTTGTCATGCCGATGGAGAAGGAGATCACATCTCTTAAGGAGAAACTCAGGCTGAGTCAGGACAGAATCCGAGAACTGGAAGGACGG CCTAGAGCTGCTACTGTCAGTGATCCCACATCAGTGGAAGTCCCTACTGTAGACACTGGCATCAGGGCTAGCACTAGTGAGGTGCTTCTCAAGGAAGGGGAGGATCTGGGAGAAAAG GTTCGAGAGTTGAACCACTACCTGGAGGTGGAGAAGTCATCTCGGACAGACCTGGAGATGTACGTGGCCGTGCTCAACACACAGAAGACTGTCCTACAGGAGGATGCAGACAAACTCAGATCTGAGCTACATGATG TCTGCAGACTCCTTGAGGAGGAGAAGAGAAAGCACGCTGAGCTGAAGAAGACGTGGGAGCTGGCCAATGACCAGTTCCTGGAGTCCCAGCGCCTGATGTTGGCCGACCTGAAGAGAATGAGCGGCGTGCTCAGCGAGGAACAACAGCGACAAGTCCAAG AGCTGCAGAAGCAGGATGCAGAGCGGGAGGCACAGCAGAAGAGGATCCAGCAGCTGCAGCAAATGAGAGATGAGCAGGAGAGactgcagcagcagcaacag CAACAAAGGGAGTTCTTCTCGACTTTCCTTGCACCTCTGCAGAGCACGCCCCGCGCTAAAGAACTGGTGGGGGAGCAGAGCGATAGTTCGGCCACCTCCACCCCCACCCAGGAAGTAAAGAGCCAGGCCACGACCACGAGTAGTCTATCTCCACCTGCAGTAGTTAAATCACAG GAGCCCTCTAAAGAGTTCCAACCCAAGCCCCCCCCACCGGCAGTTGTCATCCAACTCAACATGAAAGAGGTTAAACCTGAGCCACCCTCACCAGCACCCCCCATGAGAAAGAAAAGGCTCCAAAGGCTTCTGTCCGGCCCAGAGGCTGTGCCCAAG TTATCCAGTAGTAAAACCTCCTTGGGAAGTTCCTCAGCGAGGTCTTCCACAGCTTCTATCAGCACACAGAAGTCAGAAGAATCAGCACATAGTCCTTCAACTGAGGAGGCCATAATCAGGAGAACTCAGTCCAGCTCCTGTATAGAAGGGGACACGCTCAATGTCGGCAGTATGTCGCTGTTGGAGAGACCCAAGTCTGCGGAGAACCTGGCATCGTCGCAGAGTTCGGAGGAGTTTGGGCCGTTTGTGAGCGGAGACGAGGACAGGGTGTCTCAGCTGAGCTTCACGCTAACGGAAGCACAGCAGAAAGCAATCACAG CCCAAACCCCTGAGAACGAGGAGGTCCAGACGTTGGTAGCGGCTGCGAAGGCCTCCAGTAGTGAACCTTCAGCCTCCATGGTGGGGAAGAGACTGGTCAGTGATAAGGAGTGGGAGTGGCTACAACAGGAG GTGAAGGCTGCCAGAGAAAAACTTGGCCGTCCGTGTGACATGTGTAGTAACTACGAACAACAGCTGCAGAATGTACAGGAGAGCGAGAAGGACGTCCGCGACACCATGGCCAAACTTCAGTCTGACCTGGAGCGAGAGCAGAAGAACAGGGAAAAGAGAGAAAAGAACATGGAGGAGTTGGAGGAGAGTGTGAAAAACGCTGGGCAGGATGCTCAACAGCAA CTGACCTACTTCACCTTCAAACACGAGGAGTCGGAGAAGTTCTTGACAGATGTAAGACAACAGTTCCTCAGGTGGCAGAATGACACCACAGAACAAATG AAACTTCTGGTTGAATCCAGAGAACAAGTTTACAATGAG CTGCAGAGACTGCAGCGTGAGAATGACAGTCTGCAGGGGAAGTACACCCTGCACAAGTCCCTGCAGCAGAGTGAGGGCTTCGTCATGCCACAGGGTCTGGAG GAGCTACAGACCCTGATATCCAGATACCGACAGAACATCCTGACGGTGAAGACGTCAGCGGAACACATGGAGGACAAACTGCGGAGTGAGATCATGTTCCTGAAGGACAGGGTCAAGGCCGAGCAGGTGGCCAAGGACAACATCGAGGAGACCCTCAGTTCTGATCTGGATGTGGCAAGGGATGAGATGG TGAAATTACAGAATATCAAAACAGACTATGACAAGGAGAAGACCGAAAAGACTGAG TTGGAGGCAAAACTAAATGAACTTCAACAGTCCAAGAAAAGCATAGAGACGAAGTCTAAACAAGTCATCACAGCTCTTCAGCAACAGGTGGAGGAACTGACTGCCCTGAAG ACAAAGCTGGAAGCTGAGGTGAGGGACCTCCGTGTGAAGATCCAGGGTCTGCAGGCAGACCTGGACAACAGTGAGGCTGTACAGAGGGACTTTGTCAAACTCTCACAGTCACTTCAG GTCCAGTTGGAAAACATCCGCCAGTCGGAGAACGAGGTCCGCTGGCAGCACGAGGAGGACGCCACGGGGTGTCACCAGTGTAAGCAGCCGTTTCAACCAAAGAAAAAAGCTACCAAG CACCATTGTAGACATTGTGGGAAGATCTTCTGTAACGATTGCCTGTCCAAAAGCGTCCAGAGTGGCCCCAATATGAGGCCGTCGAAAGTCTGTGATGTTTGCTACACCATCCTGGTCAATGATTCCGCCCCCTACTTCAGCACGACACCCCCCACAACTGCTTAG
- the LOC118425547 gene encoding rab GTPase-binding effector protein 1-like isoform X6, producing MEQEDIANADVDTLRSRVEELQKEKNEMEKDFAQKRGKFKEIFLAKEEELRKEHQKRGEYQQTVDSLQKQVQTLQAEVDDLKTTNTILETTKQDEVDEIRRKCQEEIASLQAIMKEAARDASQATASKYESRFEEERSRWSRYQEKMEQQLQELKEKMAEPKEESVLASVAKSLRMVSMGASPSSTTTSTSTSLSTEDENLEAHMKKAQEEAEMLRSVVMPMEKEITSLKEKLRLSQDRIRELEGRPRAATVSDPTSVEVPTVDTGIRASTSEVLLKEGEDLGEKVRELNHYLEVEKSSRTDLEMYVAVLNTQKTVLQEDADKLRSELHDVCRLLEEEKRKHAELKKTWELANDQFLESQRLMLADLKRMSGVLSEEQQRQVQELQKQDAEREAQQKRIQQLQQMRDEQERLQQQQQQQREFFSTFLAPLQSTPRAKELVGEQSDSSATSTPTQEVKSQATTTSSLSPPAVVKSQLSSSKTSLGSSSARSSTASISTQKSEESAHSPSTEEAIIRRTQSSSCIEGDTLNVGSMSLLERPKSAENLASSQSSEEFGPFVSGDEDRVSQLSFTLTEAQQKAITAQTPENEEVQTLVAAAKASSSEPSASMVGKRLVSDKEWEWLQQEVKAAREKLGRPCDMCSNYEQQLQNVQESEKDVRDTMAKLQSDLEREQKNREKREKNMEELEESVKNAGQDAQQQLTYFTFKHEESEKFLTDVRQQFLRWQNDTTEQMKLLVESREQVYNELQRLQRENDSLQGKYTLHKSLQQSEGFVMPQGLEELQTLISRYRQNILTVKTSAEHMEDKLRSEIMFLKDRVKAEQVAKDNIEETLSSDLDVARDEMVKLQNIKTDYDKEKTEKTELEAKLNELQQSKKSIETKSKQVITALQQQVEELTALKTKLEAEVRDLRVKIQGLQADLDNSEAVQRDFVKLSQSLQVQLENIRQSENEVRWQHEEDATGCHQCKQPFQPKKKATKHHCRHCGKIFCNDCLSKSVQSGPNMRPSKVCDVCYTILVNDSAPYFSTTPPTTA from the exons ATGGAGCAAGAGGACATTGCAAATG CGGACGTTGACACTCTTCGTTCGAGGGTCGAAGAGCTacagaaagagaaaaatgaaaTGGAAAAGGATTTTGCCCAGAAGAGAGGAAAATTCAAGGAGATTTTTCTCGCCAAGGAAG AGGAACTTCGTAAGGAGCACCAGAAGAGAGGCGAGTACCAGCAGACTGTGGACTCTCTACAGAAACAGGTCCAGACTCTACAGGCGGAGGTCGACGACCTGAAGACCACAAACACCATCCTGGAGACGACCAAACAGGACGAGGTGGACGAGATCAGGAGGAAATGTCAGGAGGAGATCGCCTCTCTACAGGCCATTATGAAAG AAGCTGCCCGGGATGCGAGCCAGGCCACAGCCTCCAAGTACGAGTCGAGGTTTGAGGAGGAGCGGAGCCGCTGGTCCAGGTACCAGGAGAAGATGGAGCAGCAGCTGCAGGAACTCAAGGAGAAAATGGCTGAGCCAAAAGA AGAGAGTGTCCTGGCTTCTGTAGCTAAGTCCTTACGTATGGTGAGTATGGGAGCCAGTCCCTCCAGCACTACAACCTCCACATCCACCTCACTCAGCACTGAGGATGAAAACCTGGAGGCACACATGAAAAAG GCCCAAGAGGAGGCAGAGATGCTGCGATCCGTTGTCATGCCGATGGAGAAGGAGATCACATCTCTTAAGGAGAAACTCAGGCTGAGTCAGGACAGAATCCGAGAACTGGAAGGACGG CCTAGAGCTGCTACTGTCAGTGATCCCACATCAGTGGAAGTCCCTACTGTAGACACTGGCATCAGGGCTAGCACTAGTGAGGTGCTTCTCAAGGAAGGGGAGGATCTGGGAGAAAAG GTTCGAGAGTTGAACCACTACCTGGAGGTGGAGAAGTCATCTCGGACAGACCTGGAGATGTACGTGGCCGTGCTCAACACACAGAAGACTGTCCTACAGGAGGATGCAGACAAACTCAGATCTGAGCTACATGATG TCTGCAGACTCCTTGAGGAGGAGAAGAGAAAGCACGCTGAGCTGAAGAAGACGTGGGAGCTGGCCAATGACCAGTTCCTGGAGTCCCAGCGCCTGATGTTGGCCGACCTGAAGAGAATGAGCGGCGTGCTCAGCGAGGAACAACAGCGACAAGTCCAAG AGCTGCAGAAGCAGGATGCAGAGCGGGAGGCACAGCAGAAGAGGATCCAGCAGCTGCAGCAAATGAGAGATGAGCAGGAGAGactgcagcagcagcaacag CAACAAAGGGAGTTCTTCTCGACTTTCCTTGCACCTCTGCAGAGCACGCCCCGCGCTAAAGAACTGGTGGGGGAGCAGAGCGATAGTTCGGCCACCTCCACCCCCACCCAGGAAGTAAAGAGCCAGGCCACGACCACGAGTAGTCTATCTCCACCTGCAGTAGTTAAATCACAG TTATCCAGTAGTAAAACCTCCTTGGGAAGTTCCTCAGCGAGGTCTTCCACAGCTTCTATCAGCACACAGAAGTCAGAAGAATCAGCACATAGTCCTTCAACTGAGGAGGCCATAATCAGGAGAACTCAGTCCAGCTCCTGTATAGAAGGGGACACGCTCAATGTCGGCAGTATGTCGCTGTTGGAGAGACCCAAGTCTGCGGAGAACCTGGCATCGTCGCAGAGTTCGGAGGAGTTTGGGCCGTTTGTGAGCGGAGACGAGGACAGGGTGTCTCAGCTGAGCTTCACGCTAACGGAAGCACAGCAGAAAGCAATCACAG CCCAAACCCCTGAGAACGAGGAGGTCCAGACGTTGGTAGCGGCTGCGAAGGCCTCCAGTAGTGAACCTTCAGCCTCCATGGTGGGGAAGAGACTGGTCAGTGATAAGGAGTGGGAGTGGCTACAACAGGAG GTGAAGGCTGCCAGAGAAAAACTTGGCCGTCCGTGTGACATGTGTAGTAACTACGAACAACAGCTGCAGAATGTACAGGAGAGCGAGAAGGACGTCCGCGACACCATGGCCAAACTTCAGTCTGACCTGGAGCGAGAGCAGAAGAACAGGGAAAAGAGAGAAAAGAACATGGAGGAGTTGGAGGAGAGTGTGAAAAACGCTGGGCAGGATGCTCAACAGCAA CTGACCTACTTCACCTTCAAACACGAGGAGTCGGAGAAGTTCTTGACAGATGTAAGACAACAGTTCCTCAGGTGGCAGAATGACACCACAGAACAAATG AAACTTCTGGTTGAATCCAGAGAACAAGTTTACAATGAG CTGCAGAGACTGCAGCGTGAGAATGACAGTCTGCAGGGGAAGTACACCCTGCACAAGTCCCTGCAGCAGAGTGAGGGCTTCGTCATGCCACAGGGTCTGGAG GAGCTACAGACCCTGATATCCAGATACCGACAGAACATCCTGACGGTGAAGACGTCAGCGGAACACATGGAGGACAAACTGCGGAGTGAGATCATGTTCCTGAAGGACAGGGTCAAGGCCGAGCAGGTGGCCAAGGACAACATCGAGGAGACCCTCAGTTCTGATCTGGATGTGGCAAGGGATGAGATGG TGAAATTACAGAATATCAAAACAGACTATGACAAGGAGAAGACCGAAAAGACTGAG TTGGAGGCAAAACTAAATGAACTTCAACAGTCCAAGAAAAGCATAGAGACGAAGTCTAAACAAGTCATCACAGCTCTTCAGCAACAGGTGGAGGAACTGACTGCCCTGAAG ACAAAGCTGGAAGCTGAGGTGAGGGACCTCCGTGTGAAGATCCAGGGTCTGCAGGCAGACCTGGACAACAGTGAGGCTGTACAGAGGGACTTTGTCAAACTCTCACAGTCACTTCAG GTCCAGTTGGAAAACATCCGCCAGTCGGAGAACGAGGTCCGCTGGCAGCACGAGGAGGACGCCACGGGGTGTCACCAGTGTAAGCAGCCGTTTCAACCAAAGAAAAAAGCTACCAAG CACCATTGTAGACATTGTGGGAAGATCTTCTGTAACGATTGCCTGTCCAAAAGCGTCCAGAGTGGCCCCAATATGAGGCCGTCGAAAGTCTGTGATGTTTGCTACACCATCCTGGTCAATGATTCCGCCCCCTACTTCAGCACGACACCCCCCACAACTGCTTAG